GAAGATTTTTTAGAACATTTATTTGTTGGAACTAACCATCAATATATGTTATTCTTTACTCAAAAAGGAAAAGTATTTTGGATGCGTGTGTATGAAATTCCAGAAGGAGGAAAGAATACAAAAGGTAGAGCGATTCAAAATCTTATCAATATTGAACAAGATGATAAAGTAAAAGCATTTTTAGTTACAGGAGATTTAAAAGATGAAGATTACATTAATTCTCATTATGTAATTATGGCTACCAAAAAAGGACAGGTAAAGAAAACTCCTTTAGAGCAATATTCTCGTCCTAGAGCTAATGGTATCAATGCAATTACTATTAAAGAAGGAGATGAACTATTAGAAGCAAAACTAACTACTGGAGATAGCCAAGTAATGTTAGCTTTAAAGTCTGGAAAGGCAATTAGATTTGAAGAGTCTAAAACAAGACCGATGGGACGTACAGCTTCTGGAGTTAGAGGGATCACTTTAGGAAATGAAAAAGATGAAGTGATAGGAATGGTTTCTGTAAACGATATGGAAAGCAATATCTTAGTAGTATCGGAAAAAGGTTATGGAAAGCGTTCTAATTTAGAAGATTACCGAATTACAAATAGAGGAGGTAAAGGAGTTAAGACTCTGAATATTTCTGAAAAAACAGGTGAGTTAGTAGCTATAAAAAATGTTGATGATTCAAATGATTTAATGATCATTAACAAATCAGGACTTACCATTAGAATGGCTGTTGAAGATTTAAGAGTTATGGGACGTGCGACACAAGGTGTACGTTTGATAAATATTAAAAATAACGACAGTATTGCTGCAGTAGCAAAAGTATTGCATGAAAAAGAAGAAAGTGAAAATGGCACGGAAATTGAAAATGATGATAATGAAAACCAAGAATAACAAATAATAAATCATATTTTTTTAAGATGAAAAAACAAGTTTTAGCACTTTCTTTAGGATTAATGTCTTTAGCAGCTACGGCGCAAAAATCAGAGTTAAAGGCAGCTGAGAAGGCTATAAAAAAACAAGATTTTAATACCGCTATTTCTACTTTAAATTCAATTGAAGGTTCAGTAGTAATGGGAGACGATAAGTACAAGCCAAAGTTTTATTATTTAAAAGGGCAGGCATATGCTGCTAAAAAAGATTATAAAACGGCTGGAGAAGCTTTTAGAGAATTACAAGCTATTGGAGATAAGAAGTATGCTGCACAAGCTGGACCGATACTAAATAAAATGATACAAGAAGTATCAAACGATGCAGTTGATTTATATAACAATAAGAAGGATTATTCGAAAGCAGCTGATAAGTTTTATTTAACGTATGTTTTAAGCCCAAGAGATACTTCATTTGCTTACAATGCAGCGGTATCTGCTACACAGGCTAAAGAATACGATAAGGCCTTAGGATATTATGCTGAGTTAAGAAAAGTAGGATATACAGGAATTGAAACTAAATATGTAGCTACTAATAAAGCAACAGGGAAAGTTGAGAACTTAGGGTCTGAAAAGCAGAGAGATTTAATGGTTAAATCTGGACAATATATCAAACCTGGAATTGAAGTTTCTGAATCTAAGCAAGCTAGTATTGTTAAAAACATAGCTTTAATCTTAAAGGAGCAAGGAAAAACAGATGAGGCAATTGCTGCATTTAAAGATGCAAGAGCATCAGATCCTAAAGATTTAAACTTAATCTTGAACGAAGCTCAGTTATATGTTGAGATGGGTAAAATGGATAAATTTGGTGAATTAATGGAAGAAGCAGTTTCTTTAGATCCAGAAAACCCAACATTATATTACAACTTAGGAGTTGTAAATTATAATCAAGGTAGAATGGAGGAAGCTAAGAAGTATTATGAAAAAGCAGCTGAATTAAAGCCAGATTATGCGGATGCTTATATGAACTTAGCAGTTGTTGTTTTAGATAAGGACAAGAATATCGTTGAGGAAATGAACAAGAACTTATCTAACTTTAAAAAGTATGATGAGTTAGCATTAAAGCAAAAGGAAGTATATAAAGAAGCTTTACCATTTTTAGAAAAAGCAGATAGTTTAAATAGAAATTTAGACACGGTTAAAACTCTTATGAATTTATATGAAGTTTTAGAAATGGAAGAAAAAGCTAAAGAATATAGAGATTTATACAAGTCAATGAGATAAGTATAAGTAGAAACTAGTAAAAAAGCCGAAACAATTGTTTCGGCTTTTTTATTGTATAAGTTTTAGTAATAAGACTATTTGTAT
The sequence above is a segment of the Tenacibaculum sp. 190130A14a genome. Coding sequences within it:
- a CDS encoding tetratricopeptide repeat protein; this encodes MKKQVLALSLGLMSLAATAQKSELKAAEKAIKKQDFNTAISTLNSIEGSVVMGDDKYKPKFYYLKGQAYAAKKDYKTAGEAFRELQAIGDKKYAAQAGPILNKMIQEVSNDAVDLYNNKKDYSKAADKFYLTYVLSPRDTSFAYNAAVSATQAKEYDKALGYYAELRKVGYTGIETKYVATNKATGKVENLGSEKQRDLMVKSGQYIKPGIEVSESKQASIVKNIALILKEQGKTDEAIAAFKDARASDPKDLNLILNEAQLYVEMGKMDKFGELMEEAVSLDPENPTLYYNLGVVNYNQGRMEEAKKYYEKAAELKPDYADAYMNLAVVVLDKDKNIVEEMNKNLSNFKKYDELALKQKEVYKEALPFLEKADSLNRNLDTVKTLMNLYEVLEMEEKAKEYRDLYKSMR